Proteins from a genomic interval of Acanthopagrus latus isolate v.2019 chromosome 7, fAcaLat1.1, whole genome shotgun sequence:
- the LOC119022569 gene encoding cyclin-dependent kinase 17-like isoform X2, giving the protein MDISGNPQGVPAHAPGVGDSRTGEARVGEGMRMGERDTPLRLSPFRMLRVLDSCRPPGNRIGIVHENVKMGSDGESDQASGTSSDEVQSPVRVRMRNNHHRRISNEDINKRLSLPADIRLPEGYLEKFAMNSPPFDKPMSRRLRRASLSEIGFGKLETYIKLDKLGEGTYATVFKGRSKLTDNLVALKEIRLEHEEGAPCTAIREVSLLKDLKHANIVTLHDIIHTDKCLTLVFEYLEKDLKQYMDDCGSIMSVHNVKIFLFQLLRGLAYCHRRKVLHRDLKPQNLLINEKGELKLADFGLARAKSVPTKTYSNEVVTLWYRPPDVLLGSTEYSTPIDMWGVGCIFYEMITGRPLFPGSTVEDELHLIFRILGTPTEETWPGITTSEEFKTYNFPRYQAEPLVNHAPRIDNDGHELLSMLLQFEAKKRVSAEDALRQSYFRTFGEQVQTLADTASIFSVKGIQLQKDPGKRSSVYPESTQGKSRRQSVLF; this is encoded by the exons ATGGATATATCAGGCAACCCCCAAGGGGTCCCTGCTCATGCTCCCGGTGTGGGAGACTCACGGACTGGGGAGGCTAGAGTGGGAGAGGGAATGAGAATGGGGGAGAGAGACACCCCACTGAGGCTGTCGCCTTTCCGTATGCTTCGCGTGTTGGACTCGTGCCGTCCCCCAGGAAACCGTATTG GTATCGTCCATGAGAATGTGAAGATGGGTTCAGACGGGGAGAGCGACCAGGCATCTGGGACTTCTTCTGACGAGGTCCAGAGTCCAGTCAGGGTCCGTATGAGGAACAACCACCATCGGCGCATCTCTAATGAG GACATAAACAAACGTCTGTCTCTCCCAGCTGATATCAGGCTACCGGAGGGCTACTTGGAGAAGTTTGCCATGAACAGCCCGCCCTTTGACAAGCCCATGAGCCGCAGGCTACGACGCGCTTCATTG TCTGAAATTGGCTTCGGGAAACTTGAGACTTACATCAAACTGGACAAACTCGGGGAG GGGACCTATGCTACAGTATTCAAGGGGCGAAGCAAGTTAACTGACAACTTGGTCGCTCTGAAAGAGATTCGACTGGAGCATGAGGAGGGGGCGCCCTGCACAGCTATCCGCGAAG TGTCTCTCCTGAAAGACTTGAAGCACGCCAATATTGTCACTCTCCATGACATTATCCACACCGACAAGTGCCTGACACTCGTGTTTGAGTACCTG gAAAAAGATCTGAAGCAGTACATGGATGACTGTGGAAGCATCATGAGCGTTCACAATGTCAAG aTATTCCTGTTCCAGCTGTTACGAGGTCTGGCGTACTGCCACAGGAGGAAGGTCCTTCACAGAGACCTCAAACCCCAGAACCTGCTCATCAATGAAAAAGGAGAGCTCAAACTAGCAGACTTTG GTTTGGCACGAGCCAAGTCTGTCCCTACGAAGACGTACTCAAATGAAGTGGTGACATTATGGTACCGACCACCAGATGTACTTCTAGGGTCCACTGAGTATTCTACACCCATCGATATGTG GGGTGTGGGCTGCATCTTTTATGAGATGATCACTGGCAGACCTCTCTTCCCTGGATCGACTGTGGAGGATGAGCTTCACCTCATATTCCGCATCCTTG GTACTCCGACAGAAGAGACTTGGCCTGGCATCACCACCAGTGAGGAGTTTAAGACATACAATTTCCCCCGTTATCAAGCAGAGCCCCTCGTCAACCACGCACCCAG GATAGACAACGACGGTCATGAATTGCTGTCTATGCTTCTACAG tttgAGGCAAAGAAGAGGGTCTCGGCTGAGGATGCGCTCAGACAATCGTATTTCCGAACCTTTGGGGAGCAGGTTCAAACACTGGCAGACA CTGCATCCATCTTCTCTGTAAAAGGCATCCAGCTCCAGAAAGATCCAGGGAAGAGATCGTCAGTCTACCCAGAGTCAA cccAGGGGAAGAGCAGGAGGCAGAGTGTGTTGTTTTAG
- the LOC119022569 gene encoding cyclin-dependent kinase 17-like isoform X4, which produces MDRMKIIKRRLSMSLRSARPVDDSLSELAEQMALDEPSAARDNGIVHENVKMGSDGESDQASGTSSDEVQSPVRVRMRNNHHRRISNEDINKRLSLPADIRLPEGYLEKFAMNSPPFDKPMSRRLRRASLSEIGFGKLETYIKLDKLGEGTYATVFKGRSKLTDNLVALKEIRLEHEEGAPCTAIREVSLLKDLKHANIVTLHDIIHTDKCLTLVFEYLEKDLKQYMDDCGSIMSVHNVKIFLFQLLRGLAYCHRRKVLHRDLKPQNLLINEKGELKLADFGLARAKSVPTKTYSNEVVTLWYRPPDVLLGSTEYSTPIDMWGVGCIFYEMITGRPLFPGSTVEDELHLIFRILGTPTEETWPGITTSEEFKTYNFPRYQAEPLVNHAPRIDNDGHELLSMLLQFEAKKRVSAEDALRQSYFRTFGEQVQTLADTASIFSVKGIQLQKDPGKRSSVYPESTQGKSRRQSVLF; this is translated from the exons GTATCGTCCATGAGAATGTGAAGATGGGTTCAGACGGGGAGAGCGACCAGGCATCTGGGACTTCTTCTGACGAGGTCCAGAGTCCAGTCAGGGTCCGTATGAGGAACAACCACCATCGGCGCATCTCTAATGAG GACATAAACAAACGTCTGTCTCTCCCAGCTGATATCAGGCTACCGGAGGGCTACTTGGAGAAGTTTGCCATGAACAGCCCGCCCTTTGACAAGCCCATGAGCCGCAGGCTACGACGCGCTTCATTG TCTGAAATTGGCTTCGGGAAACTTGAGACTTACATCAAACTGGACAAACTCGGGGAG GGGACCTATGCTACAGTATTCAAGGGGCGAAGCAAGTTAACTGACAACTTGGTCGCTCTGAAAGAGATTCGACTGGAGCATGAGGAGGGGGCGCCCTGCACAGCTATCCGCGAAG TGTCTCTCCTGAAAGACTTGAAGCACGCCAATATTGTCACTCTCCATGACATTATCCACACCGACAAGTGCCTGACACTCGTGTTTGAGTACCTG gAAAAAGATCTGAAGCAGTACATGGATGACTGTGGAAGCATCATGAGCGTTCACAATGTCAAG aTATTCCTGTTCCAGCTGTTACGAGGTCTGGCGTACTGCCACAGGAGGAAGGTCCTTCACAGAGACCTCAAACCCCAGAACCTGCTCATCAATGAAAAAGGAGAGCTCAAACTAGCAGACTTTG GTTTGGCACGAGCCAAGTCTGTCCCTACGAAGACGTACTCAAATGAAGTGGTGACATTATGGTACCGACCACCAGATGTACTTCTAGGGTCCACTGAGTATTCTACACCCATCGATATGTG GGGTGTGGGCTGCATCTTTTATGAGATGATCACTGGCAGACCTCTCTTCCCTGGATCGACTGTGGAGGATGAGCTTCACCTCATATTCCGCATCCTTG GTACTCCGACAGAAGAGACTTGGCCTGGCATCACCACCAGTGAGGAGTTTAAGACATACAATTTCCCCCGTTATCAAGCAGAGCCCCTCGTCAACCACGCACCCAG GATAGACAACGACGGTCATGAATTGCTGTCTATGCTTCTACAG tttgAGGCAAAGAAGAGGGTCTCGGCTGAGGATGCGCTCAGACAATCGTATTTCCGAACCTTTGGGGAGCAGGTTCAAACACTGGCAGACA CTGCATCCATCTTCTCTGTAAAAGGCATCCAGCTCCAGAAAGATCCAGGGAAGAGATCGTCAGTCTACCCAGAGTCAA cccAGGGGAAGAGCAGGAGGCAGAGTGTGTTGTTTTAG